The Porphyromonas sp. oral taxon 275 DNA window GCCGGCCTGTGTGGGGGCAAAGACACGAGCGAAGACCTCGTCGGCATAGTCCTGCGGAGCATAGGAGGTCGAGTCGAGGTAGTAGGAGAGATTGAGCGAATTGATATTGCGGATGGCCATAGCACGTGCCATAGCGCCGAGGCGTACGAAGGGCGAATCCCCGACGACATCGGTCATCGTCTGCTCCAGCGCCTCGTTGCGCAGGCTGTCGATACTGAGCGCCTGATCCAGCAGCCAGAGGGCGGAGGCACGCTGCTTGTCGCGTGGGACGACCTTGTAGCGCGGCAGACCGCTGGCCTCATCCGTCTGGTAGAGGTAGATCCCTGGGACGTTGATGAAGACATTATTGACGTAGCGCAGGGCCTGATCCGCGATGCCGCGGTAGAGCTGGCTGCGGTGCTCGGCCTGCTCGGGCTGGGGGAACCACTGAGCCAGGTGGCTGGCGATATACTTGAGATTCTTGAGTCCCAGCGTGCTGGCAGCTACGGGATCGTTGGACAGATCCTCCTCGATGGACGAGGGGTCATAGCGCTCCTCCCCTACCTGCTGCAGTCCGTAGCGGTACTCGGGGTCATGGGCGTGCTGGTCGATGAGCTTACGCAGCTCGGCCTGCTCGGCTAGGATGTCACCCTTGCTGTCGGGGAAGTAGCGGTAGGTCCAGTCGATCATGTACTTGTCATAGGTGCCTACGGTGGGCGGGTCGAGGGTAAGGCCCTTGTCGCCTGGCTGCGCTACGTAGTTGAAGCGTGCGTAGTCCATGATCGAGGGCGTCGTGCCGTGCACGGCGGTGAAGGTGGCCGAGCGCAGCGAGTCGACGCTGTAGGCGGCGGAGGCACCCATGTTGTGCATGAAGCCCAGCGTATGCCCGATCTCGTGGGCGATGACGTACTTGAGGCTCTTAGCCATGAGGCTGTCGGGGAGCTTGACGGCACGTACGGCGGGGTCTACCTGAGCGGTCTGGATGAAGCGCCAGTTATTGTTCAGCTTGGAGACATCGCTCCATACGAGCACCGAGGCATTGATGATCTCACCGCTGCGGGGGTCCGTCCAGCTGGGCCCCATAGCGTTCTCGGTGGCGATGGGGATATAGCGGATACAGTTGTACTTGAGGTTGTCGGGATCGAAGCTCGGGTCGTCCGTGGGGAAGTCGCGTACCTCGAGGGCGTCCTTGAAGCCGATGCGCTCGAAGGCCGCATTCCAGCGCAGCGTCCCCTCCTTCATTGCCTCCTTCCAGATCGGGGGGAAGGCGTTGTCGACGTAGAAGACGATGGGCTTGACGGGGCGCACGGCCTCACCGCGCTTGTAGGCAGCGATGTCGGAGGGCACGAGACGGAAGCGGTGCGCGAAGCGGATCGTCTCGTACTGGCGCGTCTCGGGGTTGTAGCCGCTCTTGCTCGTCTGGAAGACGCCGATGCGCGTATCACTGAGGCGAGGCGTCATGGGCTCCTTCGGCAGGCGTAGGATGGTGAAGGTCGCCCCGAGGGTCACGGGGTAGTCCTTGAGCGGACTGCCGCCTCCCTGCGCTGAGAGCGTCAGGCGGTAGCTGCGGTCGACCTTGATGGAGACGTTGTCGTCGAAGCTCTTCACCTCACGGATGTGCGTCAGTTCACCCAGCGGACGGGCGTTGACGCTGTAGCGCCCGACGCTGCGCGCCATGAGGCGGAAGTACTTCTGGTCTGTCGTGAAGAGGCTCGTCACGTCGACCACGACCGTGGTCTTGTCCTTGTTCCAGGCACGGATGGGGAACTTGTAGAGCGCTAGGTCTGTGTAGCTCTGCTGCAGGCGTTCGCGCTCTGCCTTGCCCTGATGCGGGGAGATCAGATGGGGCTCGCTATTGACCGCCTCGAGGACGATGGCGCTGTCGCGCTGGGCGAAGCGCATGTGCACGGGGTTGCTGTTCTTGAAGCCCACCATGCCGAGCTGGGGGTTGGAGATCGAGGAGAGCGTCACCCCGATGAGGATCTCCTCCCCGATGGTCTTAGTGGGGATCTCGAGGTAGAGCTGGTTGTTGGTCTTGTGCAGGGTAAGGAAGGAGCCGCGGGCAGACTCGATCTTCTCCGCCCCGACGATACGCTCGTAGGCGCTCTTCTGGGGCGGGGTCGTCTGCTCGGTCTTGGCCTTCTTCTTCCGCTTGAGGAAGTCGAAGATCCCCGCATGGGCGCTGAGCGGCGCTGCCACGAGGGCGGCCGCCAGCGCTAGGAGGGATAGTTGCTTATGTCTGATCATCGGATTACTTCTTTGCGTCTAGGAAACGAGCCACCTTGAAGGCGAGGGTCTGGTAGTGGGCCTTGAGCACCTGGTCGGTGGTGGAGGCGGCACGCTGCTCGAGGACGGGGCGCAGGCGACGCAGCTGGTCGTAGTAGTAGAGCTCCGACTTGTCGAGGGTGGGGACGTTGGCCATAGGATAGATGCTGGCCGAGGGGTTACCGCCGCCGTAGCTATGCTGGCTGGAGCGCGCTGCCGTGTAGTCGAGCTCGGAGGGTAGGCCGCCGACGAGCTGCAGGGCCTTGAGCTCAGCGCGGGGCGAGGCGAAGCCCGTCGTCATAGCGGGGGCCGCAGCACGGGGATTATTGACCGTGGCGATGCTCTTGTCGATGTAGGAGGTCTGCATGAGGCGCTCCATGTGGTTCAGAGGACGGCCTGCGAGCGTGCTGCCCCATACCGCCTGATAGAAGTCGGCGAAGTACTCCCCGAGGCTGTAGCTCTTGGGATCCACCTGCGCGGCGATGATGACACGCGAGCGGAGGTTCAGGATATCGTTATTGAGGAACTCCAGGAGCTGGTCGTAGTAGCTGACGTTGATGAAGAGGCGGCGCTCCAGCTGACGGTCGGCGTAGCGCTGGAAGTTCTTAGCCTCGTTCAGCACCCAGAGGAAGGCCTCACGCTGCTTGGCCTTGGGGACGACCTGGTAGCGTGGCGTGCCGGGAGCGACGTGCTCCTCACGGCTCACCACCCCTCCCACCAGGGCCATCACATTCTTGAACACCAGGTAGTGGCGCTGTGCGAGGGCCAGATACAGGGCGGTCTTCTTACGGCTGTCGGGATCGTTCTTGATCCAGTCCGAGAGGTGCGCCTTGATGTAGGCGAGGTTCTTCAGCTCGAGCGAAGCTGCTCGCAGCGGATCGTTGCCGAGGTCCTCGACGCGTACGGTGGGGTCGACAGAGTAGCGCTGCTCGGGGGCGTAGCGGAAGCGGGCATCGCCTGCCTTCTTATCCACCATCGCCAGCAGCTCCTTGGCCTCGCGGGCGGGGTCGCCCCCGAGCTGATCGTAGTAGCGGTAGCCCCAGTTGACGGCATAGAGGTCATAGGGCCCGACCTCGCTATTGACTAGGCGCAGCCCCTTGTCCCCAGTCTGCGCTAGGAAGTTGTAGGGCGCCCCATCGAGGACGGAGGCGCTGAGGCCATTGGCCTGCGTGAAGGAGGCCGAGCGTAGCTGATCTACGGTGTAGGCAGCCGAAGCGGCGTAGTTGGGCAGCAGCCCGAGCACCTTGCCCAGACGCTGCGTGACCAGCGCGGAGAGCGACTCGAAGAAGAGCTCATCCGACAGGCGCGCCGAGCGTACCGCGGGGTCAGCGGCAGCCGTAGCGACGAAGCGCTGCTTGTGCAGGGTGGTCTCTACATTATTAAATACCGCGATGGTAGCGCCCGTGATCTCGCCCGTGCGGGGGTCGACCCAGGTGCTGGTGGTGACGTCGGCCTGCGTATTGGGCACGTAGCGGATGCAGTTGTACTCGATGTTGTCGGGGTCGAAGTTCTTATCCTTCGGGTAGTCGAGGACCTCGAGGACGTTCTTGAAGCCGGCGGCCTCAAAGGCCTTGTTCCAGCGCAGTACGCCCTGGCGGATGGGTGCCGACCAGCCCGCAGGCATGTTGGGGTCGATGTAGAAGGTGATCTTGCGCTCGGGCTCGGTGAGGACGCCCTTGGCATAGGCCTTCTTATCCCGAGGCACGAGCTGCCAGCGATGGGCTAGGTAGACGGGCTCACTCTGGTCGAGGTGATCGGGGAAGGATACCTGACGGCTCGTCTCATAGCCTACACGTGCATCGGCCAGGCGGGGGATAGCCGTGGAGGCCGTAGCGGGCATGATGGTATAGGTGACCTCGGTCGTGACGGGCATATCACGCGCCACGGTCATCAGCCCCATGAGGCTGATCGTGAGCGCGTGTGCCTGCTCGACCTTGATCGAGGCATTGGTATCGAAGGCCTTGATCCCACGCACGAAGGTCAGCGAGCCATTCTGCGAGCTGGAGATGCGGAAGGCCCCCTGCTGCTCGGGGATGACCTTGAAGAAGGGGCTCCCACCGCCGACGAGCGAGGAGATACGGAGCACCACGGCCGAGCTATCGGGCTTGTAGACCTCGGGGCGGAAGGACTCCACCGTCTGGTCACGGTAGTTCAGCTCCAGCGCCTCCTGCAGCTGACGCGAGGCGTCGCGGCGGTAGACGATGGTATTGGGCGTCTTCATCACCAGCACACTGTCCTGGCGCTCGAAGCGGAAGACGAAGGGTGCCGAGCTACGCGAGCCTACGGGCAGGTAGTCGGGGTCCGTCGTGGAGGTGATCGTCGCCCCCATGATCAGCTCCTTGCCGAGGTACTTGGTAGGCAGCTCGAGGTAGACCTCCCCATTCATCTTGTGCAGGGTGACGAACTTCCCGCTCACCGTCTCGACCTTCTTATCCTTAAAGAAGCGGGTGTAGGGATCGTTCTTCTTGTCTTCCTTCTTCTTCTCTTCCTTCTTGGGCGCGGGCTTGGTGTCCTGCTTGCTCGCAGCAGGCTTAGCAGCCTTGGCCGCCAGGCTGTCTACCTTGGGCGAGGCCAGGAGCACCAGCGAGGAGCTCAGTGCGAGGCTAGCCGTCAGCAGATAGCGGATGCTTCTCTTGTGCATGTAGTCTATGTTCTTGTTGGGTTCTAATTTGCTTGTCTGCCCCAGCCTAGGGGCGTGCCTATCCAAGGGTGCTAAGATAGCCATTTTTTGCCTGGACGAGCACTGCGCCTACTGTCCCCACGAAGCGCCCCGCTAGGGGGAGCGCCGCCGAGGGATATCAGTCAGCGCCATGCGAGACGTCCATGAGGCCGCTGAGGGGTATCCGTGACAGGTGCTGAGGGATATCCATCAGAGAGAGGCTACCAGGCGATCGCCTTGCTGCCCCTTCCCTTAGGGGCGCTCGAGGAGGCCTTAGCCCAAGGCTAGTGCTCGTCTCGGGGCGGCCTTGGACTTAGCTGGGGAGGGAAGGCCTACGCTGCGGGAGCTACTGCTCCTCAGGCAGCGCGGGCTCTAGAAGCTCAGCGCCCCCTCCCTACAGTGGCGTGGACGGAGTCCCGTCTGTGAGGAGAGGGCGGAGCCTTCGTGGGGGAGCTGAGCTTAGTTAGCTCGGTAGCTGAGCCCCGTGACGGGTACGCTGAAGGCCGAGCTCTTCCACAGCAGCTGGGGCGTCACGGCCGACACGTCGTAGCAGTAGACATAGCCCTTCGTCCCATCGTTGGCCGCTAGGTAGAGGCGGCGCGCGTCGGGCTGGAGGATGTCGACGATAGTCTCCCCGCTAGCAGGCTTGCTGCCCGTAGCGATGCCCGCCAGGTAGTCGGTGCTGCTGCCCGTTTGGAGGTTGTAGAAGTAGACCTTGCTCCCAGCGGCGACGAAGGCACGGGCTCCGTCGTAGGAGATGGCCTTGGTAGGCGTCTCGCTCTGCTTGTAGCTGACGGGGTTGAGGCTAGGATAGACCGCCTGCACAGCACGGGGCTGGTCGGTATTCGCCCCGACCACGGTCTCGGCGAAGTAGTCCGCAGGGTGCAGGAGTAGGAGCTTGTGGTCCCCCGAGCTCGTACGGTAGAGCAGGACGACATTATGATTGTCATCCGTGTGCTGCATGCTCAGCATCGTCGCCCCCTGGAAGGGGTTCTCGGCGAACTGTAGCCAGAGGTTCCTCACATCGGGCTGCGAGCCGAGCGAGGGGACGAGGACACGCTTGTAGACGATGGAGCTGGAGCTGGCGGACATCGAGTTGACGAGGAGCTCAGAGGTCGCAGTGTTGAAGAGGATCAGCCCCGCAGCACGCGCCGTACGGTAGACTGGGCCGAGCTTCCCCGTCGTCTGATCACGGACGATACCGACGCGGCTCGTCCCGTCGACCCAGGAGGTAGCGACACTCGCTAGGCTGATCGTAGCCCCCGAGCTGAGTGCCCGGCGCAGCGCCTGATCCTGGTCGCGTACGGGCAGCACATCCGACTCACGAGCCAGACGGTAGAGCGAGCCCCCTGTGATGTAGGCCTCGGTGAACTCTGGGTAGGGTACCAGCGCCATCGAGCCCACGGTCTGCGAGCCGAAGTTGATGACGGGGGCGTCTACCTGCATGCGGTTGGCATGGAGGCGGTAGGCACGGCTGGGCGAGCCGAAGGCCAGTGTGGCGTAGACCTGATTGGAGGCCGAGGGCCCTCCGGTGAAGAAGTGTAGGGCAATCGGTGCAGCAGGCAGTGCCGAGTGGCTGGGATTGTTCTTGGCGAAGACATCCTGCTCGAAGTCCGCCTGCTCCCCCTTAGGGAAGTAGGAGACATAGCCCTTGCTCTGGTCTCCGCTCAGGACGAAGAGCCCCTGGCTGTAGGGCGAGAGCACGCGCACCTTGAACTGCTGCGTATAGGCCCCGTCCTCCGTATAGATACGTAGGCGGGCAGGCAGCGTCCCATAGCTGGAGGGCGTGTAGCGCAGGGTCGCCTCCTTGGAGACGACCTTGTAGTCGATACTCCACTCATAGTGCAGCTCGGCCGAGGTGCCTGCGGGGAGCGTTACCTTGGGTGCGGCGATGACCAGCTCGCGGCCGTAGATGACATCGTAGTTCTCGGCCATCTGCTCACTAGGCGTAGCCAGGGCGAGCGTACGGTGGGGGCCGACGGAGTCATCTTTGTAGCAGGCGCTGAGGCCTGCAGTCAGGGCTAGGGCAAGGAGGCCTAGCTTGACGATATCTTGATAGCGCTTCATTGGATGTATCGTGCTAGGTAAGAGGAGAGCGCTGGCGGTACCGTCTCGCCACGCGACTGGAAGTATTGCTGCATACGGACATAGACCTTATAGATATCCATGGTCGTATAGTTCCCCTGCCGGAAGAGGATACGGTAGATCGTATCCACATCCCCCCCTGGGAAGCCTGCGATGAGGTAGCGCAGCTTGTCGGCAGAGAAGGCGCCGAAGTAGGCCGTGAAGTAGTTCCACCACGTAGGCTGGGCCACGGCGTTGGTGAAGATCAGCTGCTTACGGATACGGCGCGTGAAGCGCATCTGTGTATCGCCCACGGGCTGCAGCTCGATGGTCACCGTGTCGTACTTAGAGATGGGTACATCGGTCGGTAGCTGGACATCCTCGTCGGGATTAGGCTCGTAGCCGTAGGTCTTGCTGGGGTCGACGAGCACGCGCTTACCGTCACGCAGCACGGCGATCAGATTGCCCTCGGTGTCGGCCACGGAGATCTTGGAGCGCTCGAGCTTGATCGGCAGGCTGCTGCGGATGGAGTCGGCGGGGATGTAGTAGGTCTTCTCCAGCGCCTTGAGGTAGGAGCCGTCGCCCGAGAAGGAGACGACGCGTGCGGCGTAGGGCACGGGCTGCTTGGAGACATAGCCCGTATAGCGCACGGGCAGCTGTAGCGTCAGCTCGGTCTGGTCACTGGAGATGAGCCCTAGGTCATGCTTGTCGATGGTGTCGACATCACTCGACTGATCGAAGTAGACCTGCGGGGCGCCTTCGTAGAAGCCCTCGGCGCTGAATTCGCCGTCATACATCTCGCGGGAGCATGCACTCAGCAGGCTCAGCTCGCCGATGAGGGCCAGGAGGCTATAGGTTCTATGCTTGTTCATCATCTTGGCTGCGTACTTAGCGTGTCACGATTCGGTTGCCGAGCTGGCGCTCCGAGAGCGGCCAGGGCAGGACGAAGATCTGGTCACTGGGTTGGAAGGTCTGGTCGCCCGTGATGCTTACGAAGGGACGGTTGTAGTGCTTGAGCGAGGCGAAGACTTGGCCCTCGCCGACGTACTCGCGCATGTACTCCTTCATCAGCTCCTCCTCGAAGGCCTCGCGGGAGGCGAACTCCGTGCCGCTGTACTCGTCCAGCCCGCGGCTGAGGCGGACGGCATTGAGCGCGGCGTAGGCTCCGCTGCGGTCACTGTCGTAGAGTGCCTCTGCCAGTATGTAGTACATCTCGGGAAGCCGTAGGAGGGCGATACCGCGGTAGCGTGCCTCTACATTATTAACGGTGGAGGCATCGGCGAGGAAGCGGATGAAGCGCATCGAGCCCGACTCATTGCGGTAGAAGGCCCCGAGGCGGAGGTCCGTAGCCCCTGCACCGCCAGCACTGGAGGAGTAGAGGCTCTGCAGCGACTCAGCACGGCGGCCCTCGACGATATTCCCCGAGCCAGCCTGAGAGAGCAGGTAGTCAGCGACCAGCTGCATCTGGCGTGGCGCCCAGAGGCCGAAGATCAGCTCGCCCGTCGCGGGGAAGGTCACGGCGCGCGAGGTATAGCTATTACGATCCACGAGAGCGAAGTCTGCCTTGTGCTCCGTGACGAGGCGGGCATAGCGCGCGGCATTGGTATAGTCGCGCATCAGGCGGTAGGTACGTGCCTTGATCGCGTAGACGGCATACTTATTGAAGTGCGTCGTGCGGTTGGCGTAGAAGTCCGTCTGCTCGGGGGAGGAGGGCTGGATGCTCTCGTCCGACGCCAGCAGCGCCTCGGCCTCGTCGAGGTCGCGCAGCACGCGCTGATAGGACTCCTGGAGGGTGAAGACCTGCTTGTTCTTCAGGTCATAGTCGTAGGAGTAGGGGATCCCCTCCGTGACGCCGCCCGCCTGCTGGGCTAGGCTATAGTTGCGAGCGAAGAGGCGCAGCACCTCCAGATGCAGTAGGGCACGCACCCCGAGAGCCTCGCCGCGGATGGTCGCCAGATGGCGGTTCTCGAAGCTAGGGCTAGCGGCGTGGCTGAGCACGGAGTTGACATTGCTGATGGCGATGTAGAGCTGACTGAAGGTCGTCTCGATGCGGGAGCGTACCGCGGCATCGTCGTAGACATAGTTCAGCGTATTGTAGGCCTCGCGGTCTACCTGCCCCAGCTGTCCCAGCATCTGCCCGAGCTGGTCCGCTAGGCCGAAGGTCAGTGCCTTCCCGTAGAGGTCAGAGCCAGCCAGCGTGCCGTAGACGCCGTACATAGCGTCCTCGTAGCCCTTGAGCGTAGAGAACTGGACGTCGGCGGGCAGGGTACCTTTAGGCTGTATGTCGAGGAACTTGTTGCAGGACGATAGCCCCAGCGCCAGTGCCGCACATGCTCCAGCGGCGCGGAGCGTGTATGATCGGATCTTGCTCATATTCTTATGCGCTATTAGAGGGTTTAGAAGGACAGGCGAAGGCTCATCTCCACGCTGCGAGCGAAGGGATAGTCGAGCCCGCGCTCACGCTTGACCGTAGAGAGGTAGAAGAGGTCATTGGCCAGCAGCTCGACGCGTGCACGACGCATCAGCAGCTTCTTGACCCAGGGAGCGTCCGTCTCGTAGCCGAAGGAGAGCGAGCGCAGCGTCAGGAAGTGCTCGCGCTGGACGAAGCGGCTCGTCTGGTAGGGGCTGGAGGTATCGGCGATGTCGCGGTACTTCGCTACGTCCCCTGGCTGACGCCAGCGGTCGTTGAAGACACGCTTGTCGGCGTTGTAGGCGGGGTTGGCCCCCTCGACGCGGGAGGCTAGCGTGCCGTTGTAGACGACGGCACCGAAGGAGTAGCCGAAGCTAGCGTTGAGCGAGAAGCCCTTCCAGAAGAGGTAGGACGTCAGCGTCCCGTAGCCCAGCGGACTCGTGTCGCCGAAGACGCGGCGGTCATTGGGATCGTAGTTGAAGGTGTAGCTGCCGTCACGCTTGATATACACCTCGCGGCCCGTAGCAGGGTCGATGCCAGCGGAGGGCACGACCTTGAGCGCGGTGAGCGACTCGCCCTCCTCGTAGAGGGGCAGTGGCGTGGTGGAGCGCGTGCTCATCGAGTCGGCCTGGACGGCACGCTCGTTGATCTTGCGCAGCGCGTCACTGATCTTGCGCACCTTATTATTATTGTAGGAGTAGTTCAGCGAGAGGGACCACTGCAGGTCCTTGCCCTGGATGGGCACGACGCGCGTCTGGAACTCGATCCCCTTGTTCTCGATCTCCCCGACGTTCTCCTTAGCCGTGCCCCCCGACACCCCTACAGAGGGCGCCTTGGAGACATCCAGGAGGAGGTTATCGGTGAGCTTGCGGTAGACGTCGAGCGTCAGGTCCCAGCGGCTCTTGAAGAGCGTCAGGTCGATCCCCGTATTCATGCTGAGCGTACGCTCCCACTTGAGGTCGGGGTTCCCGATAGTGATGGGCACAGCGCCCGCACCGACCATGTAGTCAATCCCCTTATTATAGTCGTAGGTCGTCAGAGCCTGGTAGGGCTCGAAGGAGACGTTCCCTAGGTAGCCCATGCTGGCACGCAGCTTGAGCATCTGGACGTTCTTGTTGCCCTTGAAGAACTTCTCGTTGTGGAGGTTCCACCCAGCCCCGAGGGACCAGAAGGGCGCGAAGCGCTGGTTGCGGCCGAAGCGTGAGGAGCCCTCGTAGCGGTAGACGACGTCGACGGAGTAGCGGTTATCGTAGATCGCGTTCCCGTTGAAGAAGAAGCCGGCGCCACGTGCCTGTGCCTCGGAGCCCGAGGGGCGTGCGCCGCCGTCGTAGCCCAGACCATAGCGGGGGTGCCCCAGCTGGTCGGAGTAGAAGCCGCGCGTGGTGAAGCTGGAGTTGTCCGTCGTCGTACCCTCAAGGCTGGAGCCGAACATGCTCGTCACGTAGAGCTTGTCGAAGAAGGTCTCATTGTAGGACACCATCAGCTTGCCCAGGAAGCCGAGCGAGCGGTCCTGCGACTCCGTCAGCGAGCCGCGCTCCGCAATGGGACGACGGTAGAACTCCCCTGCCAGCGGCGAGCGGAAGCGGCGACGCAGCCCCGTGCCCGTGCTGAAGGAGAAGTCCCCATCGATGCGGAACTTGCCCGCCCACACCTGCAGCGTGGTCGTATTCAGCAGATCCATAGAGTTGCTCCTACTGAAGCTCGAGAGCGAGGCCTCGTAGAGCGGGTTGAACTGCGAGGGCGTGAAGCGCGGGATCAGATCCCCGTACTCGTCGTAGGGACTATTGTAGGGATTCTGACGGGAGAACTCAGAGAAGCTCCCGTAGTTGGGATCCTGGCTGGAGATCTTGTTGACCGTGAGGTTATTCGAGATGAAGAGGCGGTTGGGCTTATTGTAGGACAGCTTGAAGGCGCCCGAGATACGCTCACGCCCCGACTGCATCATCACCCCATCATCATTACTGTAGCGCAGCGTCAGGCCGTAGCGGACGAAGTTGTCTCCCCCCTCGGCGTTGAGGCTATGGGACTGAGAGACGCCCGTGCGCAGCGGCTTGGCCAGCCAGTTGGTATTGGTCCCCTGACGCACCTTGCGCAGCACCAGCTCGCGCTCATTGTCGAGACGCCACTGATGCTCGCCCCCTGCTCTATCGGTGTAGACGCCCGCCAGGTCCTCGTAGCGCAGCTTCTCCTCAGGACTGAGGAGGCTGTAGCCCGAGAGGTCGGGCACCGAGAGGCGGAGCGTCCCATTATAGTTGATGCGGATATTCCCCTGCGAGATGGGCTTGGTCGTGATGACGATGACACCCGCAGCCGCCTTAGACCCGTAGAGGGCGGAGGCCGAGGCATCCTTGAGCACCGTCACGGACTCGATGGTATTCATATCCATATCGTAGATGTAGTTGACATCCACGATGGCGCCGTCGACGACGAAGAGCGGGAGGTTGGCCGCGCCCGAGAAGGTCGCACGTCCACGCAGGTTCAGCTCGGGGCGCGCATTAGGGTCCGACCCGAGGTCATTGGAGGTGACGACCTGTAGCCCAGGAACGAAGGCCTCGAGGCTCTGCAGTACGTTCTTCGTGCCCATGGAGAGCAGGTCCTTGGCCTTGACGGTGGTCTGCGAGCCGGTGAAGCTACGCTTATCCTTCTTCGTGAAGCCCGTGACGACGACGCCCTCCAGTGTCTGGCTCTCGCTGTGCATGGTGATACGCTGCGGCGTACCGGCGACGAAGGTTACGGTCTGCGTCTTGTAGCTGATGTAGGAGAGGCGAAGGGTCTCCTTGCTGTTACGCGTGCGGAATTCGAAGCGTCCATTGACATCGGTGATGTAGCCGCCTTGCTGCCCTACGATCTGGACGGATACGCCGATCAGGGGCTGGCCTTGCTCATCGACGATCGTCCCGCTGATGACGCCATAGGTCGAGCTCTGACTCTGCTGCTGCGGTGTGGCACTGGGTGCGGGCATAGCTGCCGCCTGTGCCGTCAATACCGAGCTGGCGAGCCATGCTCCGGCGAAGAGTACGGTCGTTAGTCTCATGCGGTGAATGATTTTGCTGTGGACAAATGAGACGGGTGTGCGTTCTCTCTGTCTGCCTTGCGCCCCGCTGATGTACGCTCTACATGCACGGGCCTCCGGGCACACCCTGTTACCAAAATAAGCTAGAGTAGGATACTACTCAGAGCAAAGTTACTAAAAATAGGACGAAGTTCCCAGCGCTTGTCTACGAGCTCGCCCTCTTCCTGTCACGAGGGCAGCGATCCGCTACTGGAATAATCATTACAACGCCTCCTAGCTCCCTTTTGTTGCACCCCCGACCAAATGCAAAGCCGCCGCCCGACCTGTCCGTGGACAGATCAGGCGGCGGCTTGATTCGTACTCGGCCCCGCTTAGGAGCTTAGCGCCTACCCGTCAGATGTGGGCGGAGACGGGACGAGAGCTACGTGGGCTACCAGCGCTTCTTCTTGCTGCGAGGGCCTTCGTCGTAGCTGCGGGAGCGCTTGCCATAGCCACCGCCACGCTTGCCGTAGTCCTCATCGCGACGCCCCGCGGGCTTGTCGTAGTCACGGCGCTTGCTGGGGGCGCCGCGGCGCTCACGCTTACCGCCGCCCTCACCGACCTTGTCGGCATAGTCCACGACGATACGGCGGCCGTCTACCTCGTAGCTGCTCATGCTGTGGATGACCTCCGAGGCCTCATGCTCGTCGACCTCGAAGAAGGCGAAGCGAGGCAAGAGGTCGATCTTCCCGACCTTGACGCGGCCAGGGACACACTTGTTGATCAGCTCGATGAGCTTATTGGGGAACATGCGGTCCAGCTTACCGAAGTTGATGAAGAGACGCTTCATCCCCTCCTCGGCGACGGCATTGCGCTTGTCGCGCTTCTTGCCCTCACCGTCGCCCTGCAGGCGGCCGCGCTCATCGGCCTCCTCGATGGCCTCCTCCTGCTCATAGTAGTCGAGCATACGGCGGAACTCGAGGAGCATCACGCGCTTGAGTAGCTCCTCATGGTCGATCCAC harbors:
- a CDS encoding RagB/SusD family nutrient uptake outer membrane protein; the encoded protein is MSKIRSYTLRAAGACAALALGLSSCNKFLDIQPKGTLPADVQFSTLKGYEDAMYGVYGTLAGSDLYGKALTFGLADQLGQMLGQLGQVDREAYNTLNYVYDDAAVRSRIETTFSQLYIAISNVNSVLSHAASPSFENRHLATIRGEALGVRALLHLEVLRLFARNYSLAQQAGGVTEGIPYSYDYDLKNKQVFTLQESYQRVLRDLDEAEALLASDESIQPSSPEQTDFYANRTTHFNKYAVYAIKARTYRLMRDYTNAARYARLVTEHKADFALVDRNSYTSRAVTFPATGELIFGLWAPRQMQLVADYLLSQAGSGNIVEGRRAESLQSLYSSSAGGAGATDLRLGAFYRNESGSMRFIRFLADASTVNNVEARYRGIALLRLPEMYYILAEALYDSDRSGAYAALNAVRLSRGLDEYSGTEFASREAFEEELMKEYMREYVGEGQVFASLKHYNRPFVSITGDQTFQPSDQIFVLPWPLSERQLGNRIVTR
- a CDS encoding zinc-dependent metalloprotease: MIRHKQLSLLALAAALVAAPLSAHAGIFDFLKRKKKAKTEQTTPPQKSAYERIVGAEKIESARGSFLTLHKTNNQLYLEIPTKTIGEEILIGVTLSSISNPQLGMVGFKNSNPVHMRFAQRDSAIVLEAVNSEPHLISPHQGKAERERLQQSYTDLALYKFPIRAWNKDKTTVVVDVTSLFTTDQKYFRLMARSVGRYSVNARPLGELTHIREVKSFDDNVSIKVDRSYRLTLSAQGGGSPLKDYPVTLGATFTILRLPKEPMTPRLSDTRIGVFQTSKSGYNPETRQYETIRFAHRFRLVPSDIAAYKRGEAVRPVKPIVFYVDNAFPPIWKEAMKEGTLRWNAAFERIGFKDALEVRDFPTDDPSFDPDNLKYNCIRYIPIATENAMGPSWTDPRSGEIINASVLVWSDVSKLNNNWRFIQTAQVDPAVRAVKLPDSLMAKSLKYVIAHEIGHTLGFMHNMGASAAYSVDSLRSATFTAVHGTTPSIMDYARFNYVAQPGDKGLTLDPPTVGTYDKYMIDWTYRYFPDSKGDILAEQAELRKLIDQHAHDPEYRYGLQQVGEERYDPSSIEEDLSNDPVAASTLGLKNLKYIASHLAQWFPQPEQAEHRSQLYRGIADQALRYVNNVFINVPGIYLYQTDEASGLPRYKVVPRDKQRASALWLLDQALSIDSLRNEALEQTMTDVVGDSPFVRLGAMARAMAIRNINSLNLSYYLDSTSYAPQDYADEVFARVFAPTQAGREQLTPAELQLQEYYVRYISAYTSELASKSAPPRVSVPAGLAALTGYEAASPERKEGMTDEEFIALLPQQSERSHQCSFDRQHGTEEHAEGLGSRGFLNFGASYGEPADLFTAAINNTDVLYLPLQYRLEALLRKVIPTTKNSELRLHYELLLRKLEAISKPK
- a CDS encoding zinc-dependent metalloprotease, with translation MHKRSIRYLLTASLALSSSLVLLASPKVDSLAAKAAKPAASKQDTKPAPKKEEKKKEDKKNDPYTRFFKDKKVETVSGKFVTLHKMNGEVYLELPTKYLGKELIMGATITSTTDPDYLPVGSRSSAPFVFRFERQDSVLVMKTPNTIVYRRDASRQLQEALELNYRDQTVESFRPEVYKPDSSAVVLRISSLVGGGSPFFKVIPEQQGAFRISSSQNGSLTFVRGIKAFDTNASIKVEQAHALTISLMGLMTVARDMPVTTEVTYTIMPATASTAIPRLADARVGYETSRQVSFPDHLDQSEPVYLAHRWQLVPRDKKAYAKGVLTEPERKITFYIDPNMPAGWSAPIRQGVLRWNKAFEAAGFKNVLEVLDYPKDKNFDPDNIEYNCIRYVPNTQADVTTSTWVDPRTGEITGATIAVFNNVETTLHKQRFVATAAADPAVRSARLSDELFFESLSALVTQRLGKVLGLLPNYAASAAYTVDQLRSASFTQANGLSASVLDGAPYNFLAQTGDKGLRLVNSEVGPYDLYAVNWGYRYYDQLGGDPAREAKELLAMVDKKAGDARFRYAPEQRYSVDPTVRVEDLGNDPLRAASLELKNLAYIKAHLSDWIKNDPDSRKKTALYLALAQRHYLVFKNVMALVGGVVSREEHVAPGTPRYQVVPKAKQREAFLWVLNEAKNFQRYADRQLERRLFINVSYYDQLLEFLNNDILNLRSRVIIAAQVDPKSYSLGEYFADFYQAVWGSTLAGRPLNHMERLMQTSYIDKSIATVNNPRAAAPAMTTGFASPRAELKALQLVGGLPSELDYTAARSSQHSYGGGNPSASIYPMANVPTLDKSELYYYDQLRRLRPVLEQRAASTTDQVLKAHYQTLAFKVARFLDAKK
- a CDS encoding DUF4843 domain-containing protein, with product MNKHRTYSLLALIGELSLLSACSREMYDGEFSAEGFYEGAPQVYFDQSSDVDTIDKHDLGLISSDQTELTLQLPVRYTGYVSKQPVPYAARVVSFSGDGSYLKALEKTYYIPADSIRSSLPIKLERSKISVADTEGNLIAVLRDGKRVLVDPSKTYGYEPNPDEDVQLPTDVPISKYDTVTIELQPVGDTQMRFTRRIRKQLIFTNAVAQPTWWNYFTAYFGAFSADKLRYLIAGFPGGDVDTIYRILFRQGNYTTMDIYKVYVRMQQYFQSRGETVPPALSSYLARYIQ